The Triplophysa rosa linkage group LG25, Trosa_1v2, whole genome shotgun sequence genome window below encodes:
- the LOC130548394 gene encoding uncharacterized protein LOC130548394 isoform X1: MDPLPAWILCYMYIVCCCRSKPLNSARDVLYAFDTITVFPNYKDPNKKTGYNTGLYLGDSTWNQSWQNFPHSLQGVFAVDEVEAAVIKGDSLTLYIDAVETRKAADLLWTFNGDRAIIAKIDRETNTVSVAGNDDGRFRGRLKMDDQTGSLTITNIKDADAGLYQLQISSSTVKYKRFSVTVNEVNRISVNGHFVTLQTGVQMRTDDEILWNFQATLIANLTGPVDSRFMNSDVNRETGDLNITNIRSNQSGVYEMKINGRGLILHRTLCINVSGDVKSVPVKMGESVILHTATETQTDDVILWKFKDTVIAQFNRASNHVLYDGDDGRFRGRLQLDWVGSLTIRNVKTEDSGIYEVHVDRSKCIIHKIFRVVVKEIQCESQWKNFGLVVLGSVIGMIICFFLKKICS; the protein is encoded by the exons ATGGATCCGCTCCCTGCCTGGATTCTATGTTACATGTATATTGTTTGTTGTTGCAGAAGCAAACCACTCAACTCAGCAAGAGATGTATTGTATGCCTTTGACACCATTACAGTATTCCCTAACTACAAAGATCCTAATAAGAAGACAGGCTAT aACACAGGTTTGTACCTTGGCGATTCAACTTGGAACCagtcatggcagaattttcctCATTCTCTACAAG GTGTGTTTGCTGTTGATGAAGTTGAAGCCGCGGTGATCAAGGGAGATTCTCTCACTTTATACATCGATGCTGTGGAAACACGGAAAGCTGCTGACCTGCTCTGGACGTTTAATGGTGATAGAGCAATCATAGCAAAGATCGACAGAGAAACAAACACGGTCTCGGTTGCTGGGAATGATGACGGGAGGTTCAGAGGCAGACTGAAGATGGATgatcagactggatctctcaccatcacaaacattaAAGACGCAGACGCTGGACTTTATCAGCTACAGATCAGCAGCAGTACTGTGAAATACAAGAGATTCAGTGTTACGGTTAATG AAGTGAACAGGATATCCGTGAATGGACACTTTGTCACGCTACAAACTGGCGTTCAAATGCGGACGGATGATGAGATACTGTGGAACTTTCAAGCCACGCTGATTGCAAACTTAACTGGCCCTGTTGACTCCAGATTCATGAACAGTGATGTGAATCGCGAGACTGGAGACCtcaacatcacaaacatcaggtCCAACCAGTCGGGAGTTTATGAAATGAAGATCAACGGCAGAGGTTTGATCTTACACAGGACTTTGTGCATCAACGTTAGTG GTGACGTGAAGTCAGTGCCAGTGAAGATGGGCGAATCTGTCATTCTGCACACTGCTACTGAAACACAGACGGATGATGTGATACTGTGGAAGTTTAAAGACACGGTCATAGCTCAATTCAACAGAGCATCAAATCACGTCTTATATGATGGTGATGATGGGAGATTCAGAGGCAGACTGCAATTGGATTGGGTTGGATCGCTTACTATCAGAAACGTTAAAACTGAAGACTCAGGAATTTACGAAGTACACGTCGATAGGAGCAAATGCATCATTCACAAGATATTCAGGGTTGTTGTCAAAG AAATCCAGTGTGAGTCGCAGTGGAAGAATTTTGGTCTAGTTGTATTGGGATCAGTGATTGGGATgattatctgtttttttttaaagaaaattt GCTCGTAG
- the LOC130548404 gene encoding uncharacterized protein LOC130548404, translating into MQEYEKYEGKLKNFEKEFDEPYKELVSINASWWHMSKQATYCTVCKENCHYPGCWWVNNLSWCSVMSNEGKCTVCSGKCDHTEHVKDNKIYEIKTRKITKTDKDLKKKFDEYKEKKSLMSNLKSEIEKFKEEKIRFVEECYHCLEKLMETALKSTSMSCFIHLELMIERLKETGNQERVKKLEELKKKAEVENPGLLRSAWMYVNSR; encoded by the coding sequence ATGCAAGAATATGAAAAATACGAAGGAAAACTGAAGAACTTTGAGAAAGAATTTGATGAACCTTATAAAGAATTGGTCTCAATAAATGCGTCATGGTGGCACATGAGCAAACAGGCGACCTACTGCACAGTGTGTAAAGAAAACTGCCACTATCCAGGATGCTGGTGGGTCAATAATCTCTCATGGTGTAGTGTGATGTCAAATGAGGGAAAGTGCACCGTCTGCTCAGGAAAGTGTgaccacactgaacatgtaaaagataataaaatatatgaaataaagacaagaaaaataacaaaaacagataaagatCTTAAAAAGAAATTTGAtgaatataaagaaaaaaagagtttgATGAGCAACCTAAAGAGTGAGATAGAAAAGTTTAAAGAAGAGAAGATCAGGTTTGTGGAAGAGTGTTATCACTGTTTAGAGAAGTTAATGGAAACTGCATTAAAATCTACCAGCATGTCCTGTTTCATACATCTGGAATTAATGATTGAGAGATTGAAAGAAACTGGAAATCAAGAAAGAGTTAAAAAACTTGAAGAACTTAAGAAGAAAGCTGAGGTGGAAAACCCAGGACTATTAAGAAGTGCATGGATGTATGTAAATAGTAGATAA
- the LOC130548394 gene encoding uncharacterized protein LOC130548394 isoform X2 codes for MKMRNLLLPFGFLLFLNGVFAVDEVEAAVIKGDSLTLYIDAVETRKAADLLWTFNGDRAIIAKIDRETNTVSVAGNDDGRFRGRLKMDDQTGSLTITNIKDADAGLYQLQISSSTVKYKRFSVTVNEVNRISVNGHFVTLQTGVQMRTDDEILWNFQATLIANLTGPVDSRFMNSDVNRETGDLNITNIRSNQSGVYEMKINGRGLILHRTLCINVSGDVKSVPVKMGESVILHTATETQTDDVILWKFKDTVIAQFNRASNHVLYDGDDGRFRGRLQLDWVGSLTIRNVKTEDSGIYEVHVDRSKCIIHKIFRVVVKEIQCESQWKNFGLVVLGSVIGMIICFFLKKICS; via the exons ATGAAGATGAGGAATCTCTTACTGCCCTTCGGTTTCTTATTGTTCCTAAACG GTGTGTTTGCTGTTGATGAAGTTGAAGCCGCGGTGATCAAGGGAGATTCTCTCACTTTATACATCGATGCTGTGGAAACACGGAAAGCTGCTGACCTGCTCTGGACGTTTAATGGTGATAGAGCAATCATAGCAAAGATCGACAGAGAAACAAACACGGTCTCGGTTGCTGGGAATGATGACGGGAGGTTCAGAGGCAGACTGAAGATGGATgatcagactggatctctcaccatcacaaacattaAAGACGCAGACGCTGGACTTTATCAGCTACAGATCAGCAGCAGTACTGTGAAATACAAGAGATTCAGTGTTACGGTTAATG AAGTGAACAGGATATCCGTGAATGGACACTTTGTCACGCTACAAACTGGCGTTCAAATGCGGACGGATGATGAGATACTGTGGAACTTTCAAGCCACGCTGATTGCAAACTTAACTGGCCCTGTTGACTCCAGATTCATGAACAGTGATGTGAATCGCGAGACTGGAGACCtcaacatcacaaacatcaggtCCAACCAGTCGGGAGTTTATGAAATGAAGATCAACGGCAGAGGTTTGATCTTACACAGGACTTTGTGCATCAACGTTAGTG GTGACGTGAAGTCAGTGCCAGTGAAGATGGGCGAATCTGTCATTCTGCACACTGCTACTGAAACACAGACGGATGATGTGATACTGTGGAAGTTTAAAGACACGGTCATAGCTCAATTCAACAGAGCATCAAATCACGTCTTATATGATGGTGATGATGGGAGATTCAGAGGCAGACTGCAATTGGATTGGGTTGGATCGCTTACTATCAGAAACGTTAAAACTGAAGACTCAGGAATTTACGAAGTACACGTCGATAGGAGCAAATGCATCATTCACAAGATATTCAGGGTTGTTGTCAAAG AAATCCAGTGTGAGTCGCAGTGGAAGAATTTTGGTCTAGTTGTATTGGGATCAGTGATTGGGATgattatctgtttttttttaaagaaaattt GCTCGTAG